GCGCTGCTGCTCGACTACGAGCGCCCGCTCGCGAGGATCGATTCGCGCACAGGCGAGCTCTACGGCACCTCAGGGCACATGCTCTGGATCGGCGAGCGCACCCGCGACCTCGATGGCGCACACGTCGACTTCCTGTCGAAGCTTCGCAACCCGATCGGCGTGAAGCTCGGCCCGACGGCCACGACTGACGACGCACTGCGGCTCATCGACAAGCTCGATCCTGAGCGGGAGCCAGGCCGCCTGACATTCATCACGCGTATGGGCGCTGAGAAGATCCGCGACGTGCTCCCAGGCCTGCTCGCTGGCGTGCGAGACGCGGGCGCGCAGCCGCTGTGGGTCACCGACCCCATGCACGGGAACGGCATTACGACGGCGACGGGCTTCAAGACACGCCGCTTTGGTGACGTCATGGATGAGCTGCTCGGATTCTTCGAGGCACACCGTGAGGTAGGAACCTACCCTGGCGGCATCCACGTCGAGCTCACCGGCGACGACGTTACCGAGTGCCTTGGTGGTTCGGAGAACATTGACGAGGAGGCGCTCGCGACACGCTACGAGTCAGTCTGCGACCCTCGTCTGAACCACATGCAGTCGCTGGAGCTCGCGTTCCAGGTTGCTGAGGAGCTGAAGCGAACCGTGGGCGCTGGCGCACGCTAACCAACTGAAACCCGCTGAGGGCACGCTCGCGAGAGCCTGGCCTCAGCGGGTGAGTTGTTTCTGCGAGCTGCGTACGTCCCTGAGGTGCGACCGCTCGTGAGCTGCTTTCGCCTGGCCGCCTGGCCGCCTGGCCGCCTGGCCGCCTGGCCGCCTGGCCGCCTGGCCGCCTGGCAGCCTGGCCGCCTGGCAGCCTGGCAGCCTGGCCGCCTAGAGCGAGAGCTGAGAGGTGATCCTGATCTCGGTTCCGGCTTCGACGCGCTCGCCAGCTGCCGGATTCGTGCCCGTCGCCTTGGCAAATCCGCGCAGCGCCTCAGGCACGAGCGTCGAGGGTGAGAAGCCCGCGCCTGCGAGCGTGTCCATTGCTTCCTGGAGACCGAGCCCTGACACGTCAGGAATCTCGAAGAGCTCGGGTCCTGTCGAGATCTGCAGGCCGACAGTGTCGCCAGGTCGAACAGGGTCTGTCGTCCAGTTCACGGCGACGACCTGCCCCTTGGGGACATCGTCTGAGATGACCTCGGTGTTGTGGGCACTATCGACTGTGAGCTCGCTCTTGCTGAGCACGCTTGTCGCCTGGTCGACTGTGAGACCGTTGACCGACGGAGGTTGGCCTGCAGAGACGATGAGGTTGATAGTGCCGCGCTCTGGGAACGTGCTGCCAATCTCGGCGTCGTCGGCGTCGAGAGCGGCGAGCACCTGGCCCTCGGGCGTGTCCGAGAATCGGGTGTCGGACACCTCGCCAAATGTGAACTTGCTGTCGCTGATGAGCGCTGTGGCATCGTCAAGCTGGAGGCCGACAAGCGTTGGCACGGCAAGCATTTCCGGGCCCGTCGACTTACAGAGCGTGACTTCGGAGCCGCGGTCGAGTCGAGAACCCGGGCCCGGGGTCACTGCCGAGGCAAGGCCAACCTCGACCTCAAGGCTCGAGCAGTCTGTCACCGCAACTGTCAGGTCGAGCGCTTCAAGTTCGGCCTGAGCGTCGGCAACTGTCATGCCAGAGACTTCGGGAACTGTGACGGCGGAGCCTGGTCCCTGTCCGAACCAAAAGGCTCCGGCGCCTGTCGCGACGGCGAGTGCGGTGACGATGAGCGCCATGGTTCTGCCCCTGCGAGCGCGGCGAACGCCCTGGGCGTGTGCGCGATCGGTGCTCGTCGCGGCGGCTGCAGGCGCGACCGCGGCGTCCCGGGTGCCAGCCTGCAGGGCTGCCTGTTCGACACCGTTCAGTACTGTCGTGGAAGGAGTGAGGCGCGTCGTCGCGGCGTCGTCGAACGCATTGCCGGGCAGCACGGTTGTGTCTCCGGGGCCCTGCCCAATCGGGAGCACGGCTGTCGCGAGTGCCTCGGGCATGCCATACGGGTCGTTGCGGAGTTCGCGCATATGCAGGAGCGCCTCGCCCGCGTTCGCTGGCCGAAGTTCAGGATCGCGTTGCGTCAGCCACACAACGAAACTGTCGAGTGCGGGAGTCGAGACATCGCCTGATTCCGACGGCGCGGGCACGTCCGAGTGCGCGTGCTGGTACGCAATCTGCATTGGCTGTTCGCCGGTGAACGGTTGGGAGCCCGTGATCATCTCGTAGAGCATGATGCCGAACGCGTAGAGATCGCTGCGCTCACCGGCAACGCCGCGGGTGACAAGCTCGGGGGAGAGGTACGCGATCGTTCCGAGCAGGGCCTGGCCCGTCGTCGTGTTTGCGCTCACCGCTCGTGCGAGGCCGAAGTCGCCAAGCTTGATCCTGCCGTCGTCTACGAGCAGCACGTTCTCGGGCTTGAGATCCCTATGCACTATCCCAGCGTTGTGAGCCGCCGCGAGGCCAGCGAGCACGGCTTCGCCGATCTCGAGGCTCTGATCGAGCGTCAGCCGCTGTTGCTTCTTGAGGAGTTCGCGGAGCGTGATGCTCGGCAGATACTCCATGACGAGGTAGACCCTGCCAAGGTCTTGACCTTGGTCGAACACGTTCACGAGGTTCGTATGCGAGAGGCGTGCAGCACTGCGAGCCTCGCGGTCGAAGCGTCGTGTGAAGTCTGCGTCTTCAGCGAGGTGTTCGTGCATCACCTTGACGGCGACCTTGCGTTCCAGCCGCAGGTCGTGCGCAAGGTAGACCATTGCCATACCGCCGCGGGCAATGCGTGAGCGGATCACGTAGCGCGCGTCGAGCGTCTGCCCGATAAGCGGGTCGATAGTGGCAGGGGTCACGGGGAAAGTCTACGGAAGATTGCATGCGCATACCCTGCCGCGCGCCGTGTGCTTGCGGATTGCGCTTCGGGGAACACGCTGGCAGAGTTATGGGGTGTCAGAGAATACTGCATCAATCGGCTCGACCCTTACTATCCCCGAAGTCGCTGAGCGCCTCGGGATCCCGCTCGGCAAGGTACACCGCCTCGTTGAAGACCACTATCTCGCGATCGTGCGCATCGACGGGGTTCGGCGGGTGCCAGTCGAGTTCATCAACGACGACAACGAGCCGCTACACTCCCTGCGCGGCACGCTGCTCGCGCTCAGCGACGCCGGACTCAACTCTGAGGAGTCGATGAACTGGCTGTTCTCGGTGAACGACGAACTCGGCGTGCGGCCGATCGACTCGCTCGTCGCCGGTCACAAGAGCGCGGTACGCCGCGCCACACAGTCGCTCGCGTTCTGAGTTAAGAACTCCGGCTGGCGGCGCGGCCGGCGAGAGCGCTCAGGCGTTCTGCCGCTGCGCCGTCAAGCTCTGCGAGTGCTCGGTGCGCGCGGTCGATGTTGCGCGTGATCATCTGTTCGACCTGCTGTTCAGCGCCGCTGTCGCGAATGGTGCGCTGCAGCATGTACACCTGCTCGGTATCGAGGTCGGTGCCGAGCAGGTCATCGAAAATGCGCCGCTGGGTCACGGGCAGCGCCTCGCGCGCAAGTGTCACAAGCACCGTCCGCTTGCCTTCGACGAGATCGTCACC
Above is a window of Leucobacter aridicollis DNA encoding:
- a CDS encoding Rv2175c family DNA-binding protein; the protein is MSENTASIGSTLTIPEVAERLGIPLGKVHRLVEDHYLAIVRIDGVRRVPVEFINDDNEPLHSLRGTLLALSDAGLNSEESMNWLFSVNDELGVRPIDSLVAGHKSAVRRATQSLAF
- the pknB gene encoding Stk1 family PASTA domain-containing Ser/Thr kinase, coding for MTPATIDPLIGQTLDARYVIRSRIARGGMAMVYLAHDLRLERKVAVKVMHEHLAEDADFTRRFDREARSAARLSHTNLVNVFDQGQDLGRVYLVMEYLPSITLRELLKKQQRLTLDQSLEIGEAVLAGLAAAHNAGIVHRDLKPENVLLVDDGRIKLGDFGLARAVSANTTTGQALLGTIAYLSPELVTRGVAGERSDLYAFGIMLYEMITGSQPFTGEQPMQIAYQHAHSDVPAPSESGDVSTPALDSFVVWLTQRDPELRPANAGEALLHMRELRNDPYGMPEALATAVLPIGQGPGDTTVLPGNAFDDAATTRLTPSTTVLNGVEQAALQAGTRDAAVAPAAAATSTDRAHAQGVRRARRGRTMALIVTALAVATGAGAFWFGQGPGSAVTVPEVSGMTVADAQAELEALDLTVAVTDCSSLEVEVGLASAVTPGPGSRLDRGSEVTLCKSTGPEMLAVPTLVGLQLDDATALISDSKFTFGEVSDTRFSDTPEGQVLAALDADDAEIGSTFPERGTINLIVSAGQPPSVNGLTVDQATSVLSKSELTVDSAHNTEVISDDVPKGQVVAVNWTTDPVRPGDTVGLQISTGPELFEIPDVSGLGLQEAMDTLAGAGFSPSTLVPEALRGFAKATGTNPAAGERVEAGTEIRITSQLSL